AGGGATCGCGCACCGCTCGCGGTGCGCAGGGTCGCGGTCGAGGGGCTGCCGCGCCGTCTGCCTCCCTTGGCGGGCGGCGGCGCGGCATCCGGTTCCCTGGTGTCGCCCGTCGGCGGTTCGGGGCTCTGCGCGGTCGTGTCGATGACGGTGACCGCGCGCAGGGGTGCGGTGGCGCGGACGTCGAGGGCCGCATCCCGCGCGATCGGCCGGAGGTCCACCGCATTGATGACGACGTCACGGCGCTCGTCGAGGCGGGCGAGCGCGAGGAGGTCCTCGACGAGGACGCCCATCCGCATCGCCTCCTTCTCGATCCGGTCCATCGCCTGCGCGACGTCGTCGTCGCCGGTGATCGCCCCCATCCGGTACAGCTCCGCGTACCCGCGCACCGTCACGAGCGGGGTGCGCAGTTCGTGACTGGCGTCGCCGATGAACCGGCGCATCTGACGGACCGAGGCATCCCGCTGTCCGATCGCGGTGTCCACGCGGCCGAGCATCGCGTTGATGGCGGTCTTCAGGCGCCCCACCTCGGTCGTGGTCGGCTCGATGTCGGTCATCCGCAGGCTGAAGTCGCCACCGGCGATCGCCATGGCGGTCGATTCGACCTGGCCGAGGCTGCGGAACGCGAACGTCACCAGATACCGTGTCGCGAACGTGCCGATCACCAGGGTGATCAGCGCGAGGATCGAGTAGATCCCGAGGAAGCTGGCCACCACCTGATTGACCGGAGCCGTCGGCAGCGCCACGAGCTGCGTCACGATCCGGCCGTCCAGGATCTCCAGCGGTGCGACGCTCGCGCGGAACTTGGCGCCGGTCTCGGCGTCCTCCAGGTCGAAGGGATCCAAGCCCTCCGCGTACGCCTGCTCGGCGGTGAACTGCGCCGGGAAATCGGGGTCCGGCTCGCCGCCGCATCCCGAGATCAGCAGATCGCCGGGCGTCCCCTGCTGATAGAGCGCCACGTGGTAGTCCGTGCACGGCACGTCGTCCTTGTCGGTCGCCGCGACGACGTCGTCGACCACCTGCAGGTCGAACAGCCCCGCACCGATCTCGGTCGGTGCGACCTGGCGCAGGCTGTCGTCGAGGCTCGAGAGCAGGGTGTTGCGCAGGAACACCGCGGTGCCGAAACCGGCCGCGATCAGGCCGAACGCCAGCAGCGTGACGGTGACGCCTGTCACCTTCGCGCGCAGGCTGATGCTGCGCCACCAGCGGGTGACCGCATCGGTCTTCTTAGCCAGTGCGTCCCCCTTGGATCAGGGACCGCGTCAGGCGGTCTTGCCGGCTTTGAGCATGTACCCGAAGCCGCGCTTGGTCTGGATCAGCGGCTCGGTGGAGTGCGGATCGATCTTGCGTCGGAGGTAGGAGATGTAGCTCTCCACGATGCCGGCGTCGCCGTTGAAGTCGTATTCCCACACGTGATCGAGGATCTGCGCCTTGGACAGCACCCGGTTCGGGTTGAGCATGAGGTAGCGCAGCAGCTTGAACTCGGTGGGGCTCAAATCGATCGACACGTCGCCGACGAGCACGTCGTGGGTGTCCTGATCCATGGTGAGCTCGCCGGAGCGGATGACCGATTCCTCGTCGGCCTGCATCGTGCGGCGCAGGATCGCCTGGATGCGCGCGACGATCTCGTCGAGGCTGAACGGCTTGGTGACGTAATCGTCGCCACCGGCGTTGAGCCCCATGATCTTGTCTTCGGTCTCGTCCTTCGCGGTGAGGAAGAGGATCGGCGCGGTATAGCCGGCTCCGCGCAGCCGTTTGGTGACGCTGAACCCGTTCATGTCGGGCAGCATGACATCGAGGATGATGAGGTCGGGTTCTTCCTCGAGCACGGCCGAGATCGTCTGGGCGCCGTTGGAGACGGCGCGAACCTGGAACCCGGCGAACCGCAGGCTCGTGATGAGCAGATCCCGGATGTTCGGCTCGTCGTCGACGACGAGGATGCGAGGTGCAGTCATGGCCTCATTATGGCGACGAAACCCATGCGCTGTCTGGATATCGCTCGGAGCGGCACCGATCGGCCGTCACGCGGCGGTCACACGGCGGACGCCCGGCGATTCACGCCGCGATGGCGAAGCATCCGTGCGGCCTCTCACGCGGCGATCGCGTCGGCGTCCAGGATCGTGTAGCTGTAGCCCTGCTCGGCGAGGAACCGCTGACGGTTCTGCGCGAAGTCCTGATCGACCGTGTCGCGGGCGATCAGCGTGTAGAAGCTGGCCGTGTTGCCCGATTCCTTGGGGCGCAGCAGGCGTCCGAGGCGCTGGGCCTCCTCCTGCCGGGAGCCGAAGGACCCGGATACCTGGATGGCGACGGATGCCTCGGGCAGGTCGATCGAGAAGTTCGCGACCTTCGAGACGACCAGCAGCGAGACCTCGCCGACCCGGAACGCCTGGTACAGCTCTTCGCGCTCGTCGATCGGGGTGGCGCCGGTGATCTGCGGGGCGTTCAACGCTTCGGCGAGCACGTCGATCTGGTCGAGGTACTGGCCGATGACGAGGATCCGCTCGCCTTCATGGCGGGCCACGAGCTGTCGGACGACGTCGATCTTGGCATGCGCGGTCGCCGCGAGTCGGTAGCGCTCGTCGTCGGCGGCGGCGGCGTACTCCAGCCGATCGCCGGCGGGAAGATCGACGCGCACTTCGTAGCAGGCGGCGGGGGAGATGAAACCCTGCGCCTCGATCTCCTTCCAGGGCGCGTCGAAACGCTTTGGCCCGATGAGGCTGAACACGTCGCCCTCGCGTCCGTCCTCGCGCACCAGCGTGGCGGTGAGGCCGAGACGGCGGCGCGCCTGCAGGTCGGCGGTCAGCTTGAAGACCGGCGCGGGCAGCAGGTGCACCTCGTCGTAGACGATGAGGCCCCAGTCCAGCGCGTCCAGCAGGGCGAGGTGCGCATACTGGCCGCCGCGCTTGGCGGTGAGGATCTGGTAGGTCGCGATCGTGACCGGCTTGACCTCTTTGACCTGGCCCGAGTACTCGCCGATCTCCTCGGCGGTCAGCGACGTGCGCTTGAGCAGTTCATCGCGCCACTGACGGGCACTCACGGTGTTCGTCACGAGGATCAGCGTCGTGGTCTTGGTGTCGGCCATCGCCGCGGCGCCGACCAGCGTCTTGCCGGCACCGCAGGGGAGGACGACGACTCCGGATCCACCCTCGGTGAAGATGTCAACGGCCTGACGCTGGTAGGGGCGCAGCACCCACCCGTTCTCTTCGAGTTCGATGGGGTGAGGTGTTCCGGGGGTGTAGCCGGCGAGGTCTTCGGCCGGCCAGCCGATCTTCAGCAGCTCCTGCTTGATGTGCCCGCGTGCCCACGCGTCGATCGCGTACGAGTCGGGCGTGGGGTGCCCGATCAGCAGCGGCTGGATGCGCTTGTTGCGCGAGACCTCGGTCAGGACCGCGGTGTCGATGGCTCGCAGCATCAGCGCGCCCTCGTCGTTGCGCTCGATGGTCAGGCGCCCATAGCGGCCCACCGTCTCGCGGATGTCGATCGACACCGACGGCGGCACCGGGAACCGCGACCAGCGCTCGAGGGTCGCCAGCATGTCCTCAGCGTCGTGGCCCGCTGCGCGGGCGTTCCACAGGCCCAGCCGGGTGATGCGATACGTGTGGATGTGCTCGGGTGCGCGCTCGAGCTCGGCGAAGATCGCGAGCTCGTGGCGCGCGGATTCAGCGTCCGGATGTGCGACTTCCAGCAGCACAGTCCGGTCGCTCTGCACGATGAGAGGGCCGTCAGCCATAAGAGATCAATCCTATCTGCGGTTCTCGTGTCCCCGGCGCGCGGCGGGACCGCTCCGCCGTCGACAACCGCCCTGCAGGCGCCGGTGAAGGGCGGTTCGTGACAGGGGAGCAGTCCTGGGGCTGCTACGCCGAGTGCACGCTGACGATGCTCGAGACCGGCAGGGTCCGCTCGACGTCGGCGCCGCGGTCGCGCCCGCGCAGACGTCCGCCGCCGAGACCCGACGCCTCCAGCGTCAGCGAGCGCTCCGAGCCGTCCGGCATCCGCACCACCACCACGATCGCCGACTTCGCACGGACCGCCTGTTCGAGCTCGCGACCGAGCCACGCGGCGTCGGCATCGGTCTCGTGGCCGGCGCGGATCGCGCCGATCAGCCTCGCGTAGACCTCGGTCGGCTGCGACGGGCCCGGCGCGTCGACAGCGTGCGGCCGGCGATGCAGCGATTCGGGCTCGCCGGTCTCGGAGATCGCGACGACCGGATACCGGGCGTCCACCAGCGACCAGTAGATCGCGTCGCGCCCGACGCGCGAGCTCAGCGCGTCGCCGTCGCGGATGAGTCCGAGCGGTCGCAGCGAGTGATCGACGAGGATCGATTCGAGCAGCGAGGTGTCGCCGACTTCGACGGTCGTCCGTGCGGATGCCTCGTCCTCGCGCACCCGGATCAATCCGTACCGCGCAGCAGTGCTGTCGATGAGGTACTGCAGCGGCTGCGGGATGCCGGTCAGCGACAGGCCGGAGAGGAATCCGCGGATCGACTCCGCCGTCTCACCCTCGGTCATGCCTGCGCCGAGCGACTCGGTGCTGAAACGGTACGTGGATGCCTGGGCGCGCGACTCCCGGCGGGCGATGGTCCGCAGGCGCAGGTCGAGTCCGGGCGCCAGCGGCCCCGGTGCGATGGCCGTCAGATCGGCCTGCAGGTACACGCGGTCGATCTCGGCCGGCAGGTGCGCCGACAGCGCGGCGGCTACGGGTGCGGCGCCGGCGCGCAGCGGCGCGGTCCACTCCGGCTCCGCGCCCGACGAGGTGTAGAGGCCCCACTGCTCGGCGATCCGTCGAAGACGCGCAGCGCGATCAGCCCATTCGACATCCAGCGGGTAGGCCGATGCCCACAGCGCCGGCGACTGGTATCCGCCGTTCGCGGTGCGCAGGCCGACGGGCACCGCATCGCGGAGGCCTTCGGCGATCGCGGTCCACCGGTCCAAAGTGCTCGACTCGAGCCAGCGGGTACCTGTCTCGGTGACCGCCCAGGTCCGATCGACCGGCGTCATGAGGTCGGCTGCTCCGGCTGCGGCGACGAGGTCGTCGACATCGTGCGCGGACTCGAGGGCACCGGCATCCGTCAGTCGTCTGCGATCCAGCGCACTCACCGCACCCGTCCCGGTGCGATTGAGAGGCACGTTCAGGCCCGCCAGGAGCACGTCCGCCAGCGCGCCCACGGTCGTGAACGCGCGCTCGGCGGCGGCAGCGGCGGATGCTGCATCCGCCCGCGCGGGTGGGCCGATCGCGGGCGCCGGAGTGAACGCGTCGGGTCGAGATTCGGCCAGGACCCGGATGCGCTCCGTCACCGCCGCGAACGGCACGCCGTCCTCGCCGGTCAGCGCGAGCGCGTTCAGCTCGGGCGGCGGTGCGGCGACCGCGGTTCCGGGTGTGGTCGCAGCGAGGGCGACGAGGTCGATCCGGGGGAGTCGGGCGATGGCCCGCTCGACCGATACCGGGTCCAGGAGACCGGCTGAGGCGTCGAAGAAGTCGTGCCACGGCGCGGCGGGGCTGACGCTGCGGGCGGCGAAGATCCGGGCAAGCTCCGTATCCTCGCTGGCTGCGAGGCGCGTCGCGAGGGCCCGCTCGTCGGAGACCATCAGCCTGCCCGGTTGGCTCGGGCCCTTCGCACGAACGTCATGATGAGGATGGTCAGCAGCATCAGGAACGCGATGATCGGCGCGATGTAGACCAGGACACCGACCAGGGGCCAGATGCCGGAGGCGAAATCGGCGCCTGCGGACGTGCCGATGATGATCGCGAAGAAGCACAGCACCGACAACAGCAGCAGACCCAGCGACATGAACGCCAGGGTGCGGTCGATTCGGCGGATCGGTACGTCGCCGGGGGTGCTCGTGCTCATCCGGCCCAGCCTACTGCGTGTCGTCGGTGCCGTAGGCTGAGGGGAGGGATCGTTCGGTCCGTCAATCGTCATGCCCGCGCACGCGCGGCGCACAATCCAGCGAGGTTCGCATGCCCACCGGCAAGGTCAGGTTCTACGACGAGGAGAAGGGGTTCGGCTTCATCGCCTCCGATGATGGCCAGGACGTCTTCCTGCACGCCAGCGCGCTGCCCGCCGGAGTCACCGCTCTGAAAGCCGGCGCCCGACTCGAGTTCGGCGTCGCCGATGGGAAGAAGGGCCTGCAGGCTCTGTCGGTGCGCGTGCTGGAGGCTCCGGTCAGCCTGTCAAAGGCGCAGCGCAAGCCCGCGGACGACATGGCGATCATCGTCGAAGACCTCGTGAAGCTGCTCGACGGCATCGGCGGAGATCTGCGCCGGGGTCGCTACCCCAGCGGCGCGCACGGCAAGAAGGTCGCCGCCGTGCTGCGCAAGGTCGCCGATGACTTCGACGCCTGAGTCCGAGGCGGCTGCGGGCTCCGGGGCTGCTGGGGGCTCGGAGGTGTCTGGGGTTTCTGAGGTCTATGAGGTTTCTGAGGTCGCGGGCGCCGCGGGCGGGGTCGCTGAGGTTGAGGCTGCTGAGGGCGAGGGAGAGGGAGCTGAGGCCGAGTCCGTCGATGTCGAGGTTGAGGCTGCCGAGAACAAGGCCGCTGATGTCGAAGCCGCTGACGTCGAGGTTGAGGCTGCTGAAGACGAGGCCGCTGATGTCGAAGCCGCTGACGTCAAGGCTGGGCTCGCTGAGGGCGAGGCTGCTGAGGCCGAGTCCTCCGATGTCGATTCTGACGTGGTCGACGCCGCCGAGGGCGAGTCTGAGGTCGAGGCTCCGCCTGTCGTCACGACCGTCGCGGTCGACGAGACCGTTGCGCGTGAGCTCGCACTCTCCGCGCTCGCCGAGATAACCCCGGCGGCCACGATCGGGACGTTCGTCGACTCATCGGTGAACGACGACGACGTGCTGACGCTTCGTTTCACGAACCGGCTGTCGGGATACCCCAACTGGTTCTGGACCGTGAGCCTGGCGCAGATCGTGGACGCCGAGCCGTCGGTGCTCGAGGTCGAGTTGCTTCCCGGCGACGGGTCACTGATCGCTCCGGAATGGGTGCCGTGGGCTGAGCGGCTCGCCGACTACCAGGCGGCGCAGGCGCTGCTGGCGGCCGAAGGCATCGTCGTGGAAGACCTCGAGGAGGACGACGACTCGGACGAGGAGCTCGACGACGTCGACGACCTCGATGCGTCGGACTTCGACAACGACGGATCGCCGATCCTGCACTCCGGAGACGTCGACGGCGTCGACATCGACGAGCTGGACGAGGCGTCTGATGATTCGGACGACGATGACCCGGACGACGATGACTCGGACGACGACGATGACGACTCCGACGAATCGGACGACGACGATTCGAACGACGACGACTCCGACGACGACGATTCGGACGACGAGCTCGACGATGACGACTCTGACGACGGCGAGTCGGACCGCGCGATCGACGAAGACCGCTCGTACTGACCGTTCGGCCGAGCAGGCATCCTCGGCTTCACCCAAGCGCGCCACTTTCCAGCATCCGCTGCGCAAGTCGGTGGCGCGGATGCAGGAAACTGGCGCGGTTGTGTTGCCGCGACGCGGCCACCGCGCCTTGACGTGAAGCTGCTGGTACCGGAGCGATCGGGCGCTGGGGTGGTTCGCCGTCGGAAGCGCCGAAGTCGCCGGAGCGCGCCAGTTTCCAGCATCCGCTGCGCAAATCGGTGGCGCGGGTGCAGGAAACTGGCGCGGTGGTGTTGCCGCGACGCGGCCACAGCGCCTTGGCGTGAAGGTGCTGGCGCCGGAGCGATCGGGTGCTGGCGTGATTCGCCGTCGGAGGCGCCGCAGTCACCAGAGCGCGCCAGTTTCCAGCATCCGCTGCGCAAATCGGTGGCGCAGATGCAGGAAACTGGCGCGGATGTGTTGCCGCGACGCGGCCACAGCGCCTGACGTGAAGGTGCTGGCGCCGGAGCGATCGGGCGCTGGGGTGGTTCGCCGCCGGAAGCGCCGAAGTCGCCGGAGCGCGCCACTTTCCAGCATCCGCTGCGCAAATCGGTGGCGCAGATGCAGGAAACCGGCGCGGTTGTGTTGCCGCGATGCGGCCACGGCGCCTTGACGTGAAGGTGCTGGCGCCGGAGCGATCGGGCGCTGGGGTGGTTCGCCGTCGGAAGCGCCGAAGTCGCCGGAGCGCGCCACTTTCCAGCATCCGCTGCGCAAATCGGTGGCGGCAGATGCAGGAAACCGGCGCGGATGCACCGCGACGCAGCGCCTCGACGCGGACCGGTGGCGCAGATGCAGGAAACCGGCGCGCGGTCGCTACGCGGTTACAGCGCCTCGACCGTGAAGTCGATCGCGCGGACCAGCTGACGCACGTCGTCGGGCTCGATCGAGACGAAGGTGGCGACGCGCAGCTGGTTGCGCCCGAGCTTGCGGTACGGCTCGGTGTCGACGATGCCGTTGGCGCGCAGCACGTTGGCCACCGCGGCTGCATCGACCGTGTCGTTGAAGTCGATGGTCACCACCACGGGGGAGCGGTCGGCCGGGTTGGCGACGAACGGTGTGGCGAAGGCGGATGCCTCGGCCCAGTCGTACAGTGCCTGCGACGACTCGCGGGTGCGGGCGTCGGCCCAGGCGAGTCCGCCGTTGCCGAGGATCCACTGCAGCTGGTCATCGAGCAGGAACAGCGTCGTCAGCGCCGGAGTGTTGAGGGTCTGATTGAGGCGCGAGTTGTCCAGCGCGTTTTTCAGGCTGAGGAATTCGGGGATGTACCGGTCGGATGCCGCGATCCGCTCGATGCGCTCGATGGCTGCCGGCGAGACCGCGGCGAAGTAGAGTCCGCCGTCCGATCCGAGGTTCTTCTGCGGGGCGAAGTAGTAGACGTCGGTCTCGGCCGCATCGAAGTCGATGCCACCCGCGGCGCTGGTCGCGTCGATGACGGTGAGCGCTCCGGCGTCGCCATCCGCGCGCGCGATCGGCGCCGAAACGCCGGTCGAGGTCTCGTTGTGCGGCCAGGCGTAGAGATCGACGCCCGCGACGATCTCGGGCACCGTGCGGGTGCCGGCATCGACCGTCCGCACGTCCGGGGCCTGCAGCCACGGAGCCTTCGCGGCGGCGGCGAACTTGCCACCGAACTCCCCGAACACGAGGTTCTGGCTGCGGTTCTCGATCAGGCCGAAAGCCGCGGCATCCCAGAACGCGGTCGACCCGCCGTTGCCTACGAGGATCTCGTAGCCCTCCGGAAGCCGGAAGAGTTCGGCCAGGCGGGCGCGCACGTCGCCGACGAGGCTTTTGACCGGAGCCTGGCGGTGGGAGGTTCCGAGGAGCGAGGCTCCGCGGGTGACGAGGGCCTCCAGCTGCGCGCCGCGCACCTTGGACGGTCCGCACCCGAAGCGTCCGTCGGCGGGAAGGAGGTCACTCGGAATCACCACGTCAGCCATGCCTCGATTCTAGAGTCGGCGCTCGTCGGGCCTCTGCCGTGTAACCTTGCGAGAAGCCCGCGCTCATTCTTGAGGCGCCGACCGTTTCTGAGGCGCTGAGCCGTGGCATCCGCCCTCAATAACAGCCCCGCCCTCAGAACGGTGCGCGGCGCGGCGCCGCCGGATGCCGCGACCCGCGTCCTCGTCGGGCTCGCGGGCTTCTTCCTCGAGGCGTCCATGCGGCCGGCCCCGGCATCCCCACCCTTCGCGCATTCCAGCGCGCGCAGGGGATCGCGACCCTCGACTGGGTGCGGGAACCGTTCTGACCGCGGGGTCGGCGGGACTGGATAGGCTGTCCTTATCCCGATTTTCCGCGTCTGCGAGGCACCATGACCGATCTGATCGACACCACCGAGAT
This portion of the Microbacterium pygmaeum genome encodes:
- a CDS encoding sensor histidine kinase, whose product is MTGVTVTLLAFGLIAAGFGTAVFLRNTLLSSLDDSLRQVAPTEIGAGLFDLQVVDDVVAATDKDDVPCTDYHVALYQQGTPGDLLISGCGGEPDPDFPAQFTAEQAYAEGLDPFDLEDAETGAKFRASVAPLEILDGRIVTQLVALPTAPVNQVVASFLGIYSILALITLVIGTFATRYLVTFAFRSLGQVESTAMAIAGGDFSLRMTDIEPTTTEVGRLKTAINAMLGRVDTAIGQRDASVRQMRRFIGDASHELRTPLVTVRGYAELYRMGAITGDDDVAQAMDRIEKEAMRMGVLVEDLLALARLDERRDVVINAVDLRPIARDAALDVRATAPLRAVTVIDTTAQSPEPPTGDTREPDAAPPPAKGGRRRGSPSTATLRTASGARSLLRRRPRPAPPSDAVHIEDVPPTPPELLALTAPALNTPAPVVLGDENRIRQVVANLLGNARRFTAEDSPIELRVGVDVAAAMGWIEVADHGEGVPEQIRDKIFQRFWRADTSRARETGGTGLGLSIVASIVDALHGAVSVDETPGGGATFRVAFPLAHERDAAEHLLIETQPLQRIDLERLDEL
- a CDS encoding response regulator transcription factor; this encodes MTAPRILVVDDEPNIRDLLITSLRFAGFQVRAVSNGAQTISAVLEEEPDLIILDVMLPDMNGFSVTKRLRGAGYTAPILFLTAKDETEDKIMGLNAGGDDYVTKPFSLDEIVARIQAILRRTMQADEESVIRSGELTMDQDTHDVLVGDVSIDLSPTEFKLLRYLMLNPNRVLSKAQILDHVWEYDFNGDAGIVESYISYLRRKIDPHSTEPLIQTKRGFGYMLKAGKTA
- a CDS encoding DNA repair helicase XPB, which encodes MADGPLIVQSDRTVLLEVAHPDAESARHELAIFAELERAPEHIHTYRITRLGLWNARAAGHDAEDMLATLERWSRFPVPPSVSIDIRETVGRYGRLTIERNDEGALMLRAIDTAVLTEVSRNKRIQPLLIGHPTPDSYAIDAWARGHIKQELLKIGWPAEDLAGYTPGTPHPIELEENGWVLRPYQRQAVDIFTEGGSGVVVLPCGAGKTLVGAAAMADTKTTTLILVTNTVSARQWRDELLKRTSLTAEEIGEYSGQVKEVKPVTIATYQILTAKRGGQYAHLALLDALDWGLIVYDEVHLLPAPVFKLTADLQARRRLGLTATLVREDGREGDVFSLIGPKRFDAPWKEIEAQGFISPAACYEVRVDLPAGDRLEYAAAADDERYRLAATAHAKIDVVRQLVARHEGERILVIGQYLDQIDVLAEALNAPQITGATPIDEREELYQAFRVGEVSLLVVSKVANFSIDLPEASVAIQVSGSFGSRQEEAQRLGRLLRPKESGNTASFYTLIARDTVDQDFAQNRQRFLAEQGYSYTILDADAIAA
- a CDS encoding helicase-associated domain-containing protein, which produces MVSDERALATRLAASEDTELARIFAARSVSPAAPWHDFFDASAGLLDPVSVERAIARLPRIDLVALAATTPGTAVAAPPPELNALALTGEDGVPFAAVTERIRVLAESRPDAFTPAPAIGPPARADAASAAAAAERAFTTVGALADVLLAGLNVPLNRTGTGAVSALDRRRLTDAGALESAHDVDDLVAAAGAADLMTPVDRTWAVTETGTRWLESSTLDRWTAIAEGLRDAVPVGLRTANGGYQSPALWASAYPLDVEWADRAARLRRIAEQWGLYTSSGAEPEWTAPLRAGAAPVAAALSAHLPAEIDRVYLQADLTAIAPGPLAPGLDLRLRTIARRESRAQASTYRFSTESLGAGMTEGETAESIRGFLSGLSLTGIPQPLQYLIDSTAARYGLIRVREDEASARTTVEVGDTSLLESILVDHSLRPLGLIRDGDALSSRVGRDAIYWSLVDARYPVVAISETGEPESLHRRPHAVDAPGPSQPTEVYARLIGAIRAGHETDADAAWLGRELEQAVRAKSAIVVVVRMPDGSERSLTLEASGLGGGRLRGRDRGADVERTLPVSSIVSVHSA
- a CDS encoding multidrug ABC transporter ATPase; the encoded protein is MSTSTPGDVPIRRIDRTLAFMSLGLLLLSVLCFFAIIIGTSAGADFASGIWPLVGVLVYIAPIIAFLMLLTILIMTFVRRARANRAG
- a CDS encoding cold-shock protein, with the translated sequence MPTGKVRFYDEEKGFGFIASDDGQDVFLHASALPAGVTALKAGARLEFGVADGKKGLQALSVRVLEAPVSLSKAQRKPADDMAIIVEDLVKLLDGIGGDLRRGRYPSGAHGKKVAAVLRKVADDFDA
- a CDS encoding DUF3027 domain-containing protein, which produces MSGVSEVYEVSEVAGAAGGVAEVEAAEGEGEGAEAESVDVEVEAAENKAADVEAADVEVEAAEDEAADVEAADVKAGLAEGEAAEAESSDVDSDVVDAAEGESEVEAPPVVTTVAVDETVARELALSALAEITPAATIGTFVDSSVNDDDVLTLRFTNRLSGYPNWFWTVSLAQIVDAEPSVLEVELLPGDGSLIAPEWVPWAERLADYQAAQALLAAEGIVVEDLEEDDDSDEELDDVDDLDASDFDNDGSPILHSGDVDGVDIDELDEASDDSDDDDPDDDDSDDDDDDSDESDDDDSNDDDSDDDDSDDELDDDDSDDGESDRAIDEDRSY
- the serC gene encoding phosphoserine transaminase, translated to MADVVIPSDLLPADGRFGCGPSKVRGAQLEALVTRGASLLGTSHRQAPVKSLVGDVRARLAELFRLPEGYEILVGNGGSTAFWDAAAFGLIENRSQNLVFGEFGGKFAAAAKAPWLQAPDVRTVDAGTRTVPEIVAGVDLYAWPHNETSTGVSAPIARADGDAGALTVIDATSAAGGIDFDAAETDVYYFAPQKNLGSDGGLYFAAVSPAAIERIERIAASDRYIPEFLSLKNALDNSRLNQTLNTPALTTLFLLDDQLQWILGNGGLAWADARTRESSQALYDWAEASAFATPFVANPADRSPVVVTIDFNDTVDAAAVANVLRANGIVDTEPYRKLGRNQLRVATFVSIEPDDVRQLVRAIDFTVEAL